The proteins below are encoded in one region of Thunnus maccoyii chromosome 24, fThuMac1.1, whole genome shotgun sequence:
- the zgc:110699 gene encoding ras-related and estrogen-regulated growth inhibitor isoform X2 translates to MVPIKLLILGAQNTGKTALCVRFITKRFIGEYDHKKEVTYRCSRVVDQETVDLEILDITCKESCVASLESSIRWADGFLLLYSITQRLTFQEVPRLKKLIEQTKQSLVVPTVLVANKADLEIGREVTTEEGQRLAKDLRCGFRELSVAEAVLAVEAAVFQLIRLVLDQQRPLPDRRSYMLTVRHALTRKLTRSKTMQW, encoded by the exons CACTGTGTGTTCGTTTCATTACCAAGCGCTTCATTGGTGAATACGACCATAAAAAGG AGGTGACATACAGATGCAGTCGGGTGGTGGACCAGGAAACTGTTGATCTGGAAATTTTGGATATAACTTGTAAG GAGAGCTGTGTGGCTTCTCTGGAGTCGTCTATCCGCTGGGCTGATGGTTTCCTGCTGCTGTACTCCATCACACAACGTCTCACCTTCCAGGAGGTCCCACGCCTCAAGAAACTCATTGAACAAACCAAACAGAGTCTGG TTGTTCCTACAGTGCTTGTAGCCAATAAAGCAGACTTGGAAATCGGCAGGGAGGTGACAACAGAGGAAGGACAGAGACTGGCCAAGGATTTAag gtgtggtTTCAGGGAGCTGTCAGTGGCCGAAGCTGTTTTAGCTGTGGAGGCAGCAGTGTTTCAGCTCATTAG GCTGGTGTTGGATCAGCAGCGCCCTCTGCCTGACCGTCGCTCCTACATGCTGACTGTTCGCCACGCTCTGACAAGGAAGCTGACCCGCTCTAAAACCATGCAGTGGTGA